In Halorhabdus tiamatea SARL4B, a genomic segment contains:
- a CDS encoding KaiC domain-containing protein, translating to MSEDAEDDWFERALSEDDASEDAPAETTDASAENSDDDWFEGDDLQSPDDGSDGTDEFEAEPSETGIEASDAPPGGQSSEADASAENRADTSAAGASDAATADSGGSLFDEDFGSALQSAGEPGGGGDAAVPSEGDFDEEPFESVIPRIDLGIEGLDQMIQGGIPSRHLMVVIGSPGTGKTTFGLQFLHHGLEQGENVVFITLEQSRESILDTADERGWEFDRYEREDRLAIVDLDPVEMANSLENIRGEFPELIREFGADRLVLDSVSLLEMMYDDQARRRTEVFDFTRSLKGAGVTTMFTSEANEDNPYASRHGIIEYLTDAVFVLQYVRGDTQETRLAVEIQKIRNANHSRATKPYAITLDGIDVYQQASIF from the coding sequence ATGAGCGAGGACGCCGAGGACGACTGGTTCGAGCGGGCGCTCTCCGAGGACGACGCGAGCGAGGACGCTCCGGCGGAGACGACAGACGCCTCCGCCGAGAATTCCGACGACGACTGGTTCGAGGGAGACGATCTCCAGTCTCCGGACGACGGTTCCGACGGGACCGACGAGTTCGAGGCGGAGCCGAGTGAGACGGGAATCGAGGCGAGCGACGCCCCACCAGGGGGCCAGAGTAGCGAGGCGGACGCGTCGGCCGAGAACAGGGCAGACACGAGTGCCGCCGGGGCGTCCGACGCGGCTACAGCAGACAGTGGGGGGTCGTTGTTCGACGAGGACTTCGGGAGTGCACTGCAGTCGGCCGGCGAACCCGGTGGTGGCGGTGACGCGGCTGTCCCGTCTGAAGGTGATTTCGACGAAGAGCCCTTCGAGTCGGTGATCCCTCGTATCGACCTCGGGATCGAGGGGCTCGATCAGATGATCCAGGGCGGGATCCCGAGCCGTCACCTGATGGTCGTCATCGGGTCGCCGGGGACCGGCAAAACCACGTTCGGGCTCCAGTTTCTCCATCACGGCCTCGAGCAGGGCGAGAACGTCGTCTTCATCACGCTCGAACAGAGCCGTGAGAGCATCCTCGACACCGCCGACGAACGTGGCTGGGAGTTCGATCGCTACGAACGCGAGGACCGACTCGCGATCGTCGACCTCGACCCGGTCGAGATGGCCAACAGCCTGGAGAACATCCGGGGAGAGTTCCCCGAGCTCATTCGGGAGTTCGGTGCCGACCGACTCGTGCTCGACTCCGTCTCGCTGCTCGAGATGATGTACGACGATCAGGCCCGCCGCCGGACGGAGGTCTTCGACTTCACGCGCTCGCTGAAGGGGGCCGGCGTCACCACGATGTTCACCAGCGAGGCCAACGAGGACAACCCCTACGCCTCGAGACACGGCATCATCGAGTACCTGACCGACGCCGTCTTCGTTCTCCAGTACGTCCGCGGCGACACTCAGGAGACCCGCCTCGCTGTCGAGATCCAGAAGATCCGCAACGCCAACCACTCACGCGCCACGAAACCCTACGCGATCACGCTCGACGGCATCGACGTCTATCAGCAGGCCAGTATATTCTAA
- the mtnP gene encoding S-methyl-5'-thioadenosine phosphorylase, whose protein sequence is MPIGFIGGSGIYDALPLEETRTIDVETPYGDPSAPITIGTLAGTDREIAFVPRHGENHEYSPTEVPYRANIYALKDLGVSHVIATNAVGSLDADIPPQTIVVPDQLFDRTRHRGFTFFGDGIVVHQGFAEPFCPDLASHLADAVDEATETTARRGGTYVCIEGPQYSTRAESEFFRDQGWDVVGMTAIPEAKLAREAELSYATIAGVTDWDVWKDDAEVSLEGVLENAAANEAVIKEAVQHAVETLPDEHTCECHTALEGTINTDADAIPEETFRRVEPLVSAYVDR, encoded by the coding sequence ATGCCGATCGGCTTCATCGGAGGCAGCGGTATCTACGACGCGCTCCCGCTCGAAGAGACGCGTACGATCGACGTCGAGACGCCCTACGGCGACCCGAGCGCCCCGATCACGATCGGGACGCTCGCCGGTACCGACCGCGAGATTGCGTTCGTCCCACGTCACGGCGAGAACCACGAATACTCGCCGACCGAGGTTCCCTACCGCGCGAACATCTACGCGCTGAAGGACCTCGGTGTCTCTCACGTCATCGCGACGAACGCCGTCGGGAGTCTCGACGCCGACATCCCGCCACAGACGATCGTCGTGCCAGACCAGCTGTTTGACCGGACGCGCCACCGTGGGTTCACTTTCTTTGGCGACGGCATCGTCGTCCACCAGGGCTTCGCCGAGCCGTTCTGTCCCGATCTCGCGAGCCACCTCGCCGACGCCGTCGACGAAGCCACCGAGACGACCGCCCGGCGCGGCGGGACGTACGTCTGCATCGAAGGACCGCAGTACTCGACGCGCGCAGAGAGCGAGTTCTTCCGGGACCAGGGCTGGGACGTCGTCGGGATGACAGCCATTCCGGAGGCGAAACTCGCCCGCGAGGCCGAACTCAGCTACGCGACGATCGCCGGCGTCACTGACTGGGACGTCTGGAAGGACGACGCCGAGGTTTCACTCGAGGGAGTGCTCGAGAACGCGGCCGCAAACGAGGCCGTCATCAAGGAGGCTGTCCAGCACGCCGTCGAGACGCTGCCGGACGAGCACACCTGCGAGTGTCACACTGCTCTCGAGGGGACGATCAACACCGACGCCGACGCCATCCCCGAAGAGACGTTCCGACGGGTCGAGCCCCTCGTCTCGGCGTACGTCGACCGCTGA
- the deoC gene encoding deoxyribose-phosphate aldolase: MDDVLQRIEHTVLGPETTPADVEAVLDDASEYGLRACIPPCYLELAGEYAPDVEVSTVIGFPHGNHTTAAKVAEAEDAVDAGADELDMVMNVGLLKAGEDEAVREDIERVVAATVKPVKVIIETPLLTDEEKHRASQLVADAGADFVKTATGFGGGGATVPDVELMSEYAPVKASGGVGSWADAEAMFDAGAERIGASSGDVIAEEYLEQNEH, from the coding sequence ATGGACGACGTCCTCCAGCGGATCGAACACACGGTACTCGGCCCCGAAACGACACCGGCAGACGTCGAGGCTGTCCTCGACGACGCCAGCGAATACGGCCTGCGCGCGTGCATCCCGCCGTGCTATCTCGAATTGGCGGGCGAGTATGCCCCCGACGTCGAGGTGTCGACTGTAATCGGGTTCCCGCACGGCAATCACACCACGGCGGCCAAGGTCGCGGAGGCCGAGGACGCCGTCGACGCCGGCGCGGACGAACTCGACATGGTGATGAACGTCGGACTCCTCAAGGCGGGCGAGGACGAGGCCGTCCGCGAGGACATCGAACGCGTGGTCGCAGCCACGGTGAAGCCGGTGAAGGTCATCATCGAGACGCCGCTTTTGACCGACGAGGAGAAGCACCGCGCCAGTCAGCTGGTCGCCGACGCGGGCGCTGACTTCGTGAAGACGGCAACGGGCTTTGGCGGCGGCGGTGCCACGGTCCCCGACGTCGAACTCATGAGCGAGTACGCCCCCGTGAAAGCCAGCGGCGGCGTCGGCTCCTGGGCGGACGCCGAAGCGATGTTCGACGCCGGCGCGGAGCGCATCGGTGCCTCGAGTGGCGACGTGATCGCCGAGGAGTACCTCGAACAGAACGAGCACTAA
- a CDS encoding NAD(+)/NADH kinase, translated as MELGLVGQKDNPRARSLVEAIRMDLADEDVSIVVDEVTAAALDDDRHDTYGGVATPEIDAPASVSIEEIDETDLIVSIGGDGTFLYAARGANGTPIMGVNLGEVGFLNAVSPNDAIDVIRDVVADIRENGETETRDLPRLQASGDGWELPPALNEVVIQGPQRGHGNGVGTTVRVDDALYTSGHADGVLLATPTGSTAYNLSEDGPLVHPDVPVFVVTEMAAERPMPPLVVDEGTTITVRVEDAESASVVSDGRTTHEIEPPTQITVEQADQPVHVAGPPLEFFTALGKLE; from the coding sequence ATGGAACTCGGACTCGTCGGACAGAAGGACAACCCGCGTGCCCGCTCGCTCGTCGAGGCCATCCGGATGGACCTCGCGGACGAAGACGTCTCGATCGTCGTCGACGAGGTGACGGCCGCGGCGCTCGACGACGACCGCCACGACACCTACGGCGGTGTCGCGACGCCCGAGATCGACGCCCCGGCGAGCGTCTCGATCGAGGAGATCGACGAGACGGATCTGATCGTCTCGATCGGCGGCGACGGCACGTTCCTCTATGCCGCACGCGGGGCCAACGGCACCCCGATCATGGGCGTCAACCTCGGCGAGGTCGGCTTCCTGAACGCCGTCTCGCCGAACGACGCGATCGACGTGATCCGCGATGTCGTCGCCGACATCCGCGAAAACGGCGAGACGGAGACGCGAGACCTCCCGCGCCTCCAGGCGAGCGGCGACGGATGGGAACTCCCGCCCGCGCTGAACGAAGTCGTGATCCAGGGGCCCCAGCGCGGGCACGGCAACGGCGTCGGCACGACGGTCCGGGTCGACGACGCGCTGTACACCAGCGGCCACGCCGACGGCGTCTTACTCGCGACGCCGACGGGCAGCACGGCCTACAACCTCAGCGAGGACGGCCCGCTCGTCCACCCTGACGTCCCGGTGTTCGTCGTCACGGAGATGGCCGCCGAGCGCCCGATGCCGCCGCTGGTGGTCGACGAGGGCACCACGATCACCGTCCGCGTCGAGGACGCCGAGTCGGCCTCGGTCGTCAGCGACGGCCGGACCACTCACGAAATCGAACCGCCGACCCAGATCACCGTCGAGCAGGCCGACCAGCCGGTCCACGTCGCCGGCCCACCTCTGGAGTTCTTCACCGCACTCGGCAAGCTCGAGTGA
- a CDS encoding IS200/IS605 family transposase — translation MKRTNTFAVRPLTDDDERVLRDLLDASAALWNEINYQRLMRYNDEDGFEGDVWDADTGALEGKYKGVLGASTAQTVRRANTEAWRGFFNTKNKYHDESNTSVTEHPEPPGFRGNEDDGRVLKGVVRKDAYTVEWGDRSRLEMVVGKELRDRHNSPKSRLRLEIVGDPNWPDYEDQGRLELWYDETDSTFRASQPVTVSADTRDTPLADEKAALDIGANNLVACTTTTGEQYLYEGRELFQRFRETTREIARLQSKLKENRYTSKRIRRLYRKRTRRRDHAQEALCRDLLERLYAEGVDTVYVGGLTDVLETHWSVKVNAKTHNFWAFKQFTERLACTAEEYGISVEVRSEAWTSQECPQCGGTDRTTRHQDTLTCQCGFEGHADLTASETFLKRHTTKEVRPMARPVRFEWDDHNWSESPRSHRPKEQRTDPSTVHPGGNVASGES, via the coding sequence GTGAAGCGCACCAACACGTTCGCCGTGCGACCGCTCACTGACGACGATGAGCGGGTGCTACGCGACCTGTTGGACGCTTCCGCCGCTCTCTGGAACGAGATTAATTACCAGCGCCTCATGCGCTACAACGACGAGGACGGCTTCGAGGGCGACGTATGGGACGCCGATACCGGCGCTCTCGAAGGCAAATACAAAGGCGTTCTCGGCGCGTCCACCGCTCAAACTGTCCGGCGAGCAAACACCGAAGCGTGGCGCGGGTTCTTCAACACGAAGAACAAGTACCACGACGAGTCGAACACGTCGGTCACGGAACACCCGGAACCGCCGGGCTTCCGTGGCAATGAAGACGACGGACGTGTCCTCAAAGGCGTCGTCCGAAAGGATGCCTACACCGTCGAATGGGGCGACCGCTCTCGGCTTGAGATGGTTGTCGGCAAAGAACTCCGTGACAGGCACAACAGCCCGAAAAGCCGTCTCCGGTTGGAAATCGTTGGCGACCCGAACTGGCCTGACTACGAAGACCAAGGCCGACTAGAACTGTGGTACGACGAGACTGATAGCACTTTCAGAGCTTCGCAACCCGTGACGGTTTCTGCCGATACACGGGACACTCCACTGGCCGACGAAAAGGCCGCTCTGGACATTGGTGCAAACAATCTCGTCGCCTGTACCACCACGACTGGCGAGCAATACCTGTACGAAGGCCGTGAGTTGTTCCAGCGATTCCGTGAGACGACACGAGAAATCGCCCGGTTACAGTCCAAGCTCAAAGAAAACAGGTACACTAGCAAGCGTATCCGGCGGCTGTACCGAAAGCGAACCCGTCGCCGCGACCACGCCCAAGAAGCACTGTGTCGTGATCTGCTCGAACGACTGTACGCCGAGGGCGTGGACACGGTGTATGTCGGTGGCTTGACTGACGTACTCGAAACGCACTGGTCGGTCAAGGTGAACGCGAAGACCCACAACTTTTGGGCGTTCAAGCAATTCACCGAGCGACTGGCGTGTACCGCTGAAGAATACGGCATCTCGGTGGAAGTTCGGTCGGAAGCGTGGACCAGCCAAGAGTGCCCACAGTGTGGCGGCACAGACCGAACGACACGGCATCAGGACACGCTCACCTGTCAGTGTGGGTTCGAGGGGCACGCCGACCTTACGGCTTCAGAAACGTTCCTCAAGCGGCACACCACGAAAGAAGTCAGGCCGATGGCACGGCCCGTGCGGTTCGAGTGGGACGACCACAACTGGTCGGAGTCACCACGCTCTCACCGTCCCAAAGAACAGCGCACAGACCCGAGTACCGTCCACCCGGGCGGGAATGTTGCTTCCGGCGAGTCGTAG
- a CDS encoding ribose 1,5-bisphosphate isomerase, which yields MTHQRVRTVSEQIENRDIRGTATIARETAQAIEVAADDAEAETPAEFRETIRVAARTLHEARPDDDSLSNALRYLFKRMDGETVATLQESVTSAARRFQENIDRARETLGQIGARRLQDGDTVMVHSHSADALATIEHALEAGKEIDAIVKETRPRKQGHIAAQQLQEWGVPTTLIVDSAARRYLDETDQVVVGADSIAADGSVVNRIGTSDLAVIARERGVPVTVAAQTVRLHPDSLTGHSAGIENRPEREVLDDATRKQIGEVSVENPAFDVTPARYVDAIVTERGQYPPESVVTLMRELYGGSARDPWLEE from the coding sequence ATGACCCATCAGCGAGTCCGCACAGTCTCGGAACAGATCGAGAACCGGGACATCCGTGGGACCGCGACCATCGCCCGCGAGACGGCTCAGGCGATCGAGGTCGCGGCGGACGACGCCGAGGCCGAAACGCCGGCCGAATTCCGCGAGACCATCCGGGTGGCCGCCCGAACGCTTCACGAGGCCCGGCCGGACGACGACAGCCTCTCGAACGCGCTCAGATATCTCTTCAAACGCATGGACGGTGAGACAGTCGCGACTCTCCAGGAGTCAGTGACGAGCGCTGCCCGGCGATTCCAGGAGAACATCGACCGGGCGCGCGAGACGCTCGGCCAGATCGGGGCCCGTCGGTTGCAGGACGGCGATACAGTCATGGTTCACTCCCACTCGGCGGACGCGCTGGCGACGATCGAGCACGCCCTCGAAGCCGGCAAGGAGATCGACGCGATCGTCAAGGAGACACGCCCCCGGAAACAGGGTCACATCGCCGCCCAGCAACTCCAGGAGTGGGGCGTCCCGACGACCCTGATCGTCGACAGCGCGGCACGGCGGTACCTCGACGAGACCGACCAGGTCGTCGTCGGAGCGGACAGCATCGCCGCCGACGGGTCGGTCGTCAACCGGATCGGGACCAGCGATCTGGCGGTCATCGCCCGCGAACGCGGCGTCCCGGTCACCGTCGCCGCCCAGACGGTGCGTCTCCATCCGGACTCGCTGACGGGTCACAGCGCCGGTATCGAAAATCGCCCCGAACGCGAGGTTCTGGACGACGCCACGCGCAAGCAGATCGGCGAGGTCAGCGTCGAGAACCCGGCCTTCGACGTGACGCCCGCCCGGTACGTCGACGCCATCGTCACCGAACGCGGCCAGTATCCACCCGAGAGCGTCGTCACGCTAATGAGAGAACTCTACGGCGGGTCGGCCAGAGACCCCTGGCTCGAGGAGTGA
- a CDS encoding DUF7573 domain-containing protein → MGDDASLEEFLGDKDGEPATETEPAGESAEESVEPATTTYEFVPDGAECASCGRTVDRRWQQDGSLVCEECTDW, encoded by the coding sequence ATGGGCGACGACGCGTCCCTCGAGGAGTTTCTCGGCGACAAGGACGGGGAGCCAGCGACCGAGACCGAACCTGCCGGCGAATCGGCCGAGGAGTCCGTCGAACCGGCGACGACGACCTACGAGTTCGTTCCAGACGGAGCCGAGTGTGCGTCTTGCGGTCGCACGGTCGATCGCCGGTGGCAACAGGACGGCAGTCTCGTGTGTGAGGAGTGTACGGACTGGTGA